From the Acidobacteriota bacterium genome, one window contains:
- a CDS encoding DUF692 domain-containing protein, which produces MGRNRWNLPDLGFGIGLRTVHYSYILANHPPIDWFEILSENYMDTGGRPLYVLDQVAERYPVVLHGVSMSVGSTDPLNLGYLKKLKALADRTRAHWVSDHLCWTGVSGINVHDLLPMPYTDESLRYTIERVKAVSEILERPLVLENPSTYLEFGTSTWSEVDFLSTLAQEADCGILLDVNNVYVSCFNHGLDPEAFIDRVPADRVVQYHLAGHTHKGTHILDTHSDHVIDEVWSLYRRSCQRTGGVATLLEWDENIPSFEVVHAEALKARRHRGLPEPDHQRAYGT; this is translated from the coding sequence ATGGGCAGGAATCGGTGGAATTTACCCGACCTGGGGTTCGGGATCGGTCTCCGTACCGTCCATTACAGCTACATTCTGGCCAACCACCCGCCCATCGACTGGTTCGAGATCCTCTCGGAAAACTACATGGATACGGGGGGCCGCCCGCTGTACGTGCTGGACCAGGTGGCGGAACGCTACCCGGTCGTGCTCCACGGAGTGTCCATGTCGGTGGGGAGCACCGATCCCTTGAACCTGGGCTATCTGAAAAAACTGAAGGCTCTGGCCGACCGTACCCGGGCCCACTGGGTCTCGGATCACCTCTGCTGGACCGGCGTGAGTGGAATCAACGTCCATGACCTGCTGCCGATGCCCTACACCGACGAATCCCTGCGCTACACCATCGAACGGGTGAAAGCGGTTTCCGAGATCCTGGAGCGCCCCCTGGTCCTGGAGAACCCATCCACCTACCTGGAATTCGGGACCTCCACCTGGAGCGAAGTGGATTTTCTCTCCACTCTGGCCCAGGAGGCCGACTGCGGGATTCTTCTGGACGTGAACAACGTCTACGTCAGCTGCTTCAACCACGGCCTGGACCCGGAAGCCTTCATCGACCGAGTCCCGGCCGACCGCGTCGTTCAATACCACCTGGCCGGGCACACCCACAAGGGAACGCATATTCTGGACACCCATAGCGATCACGTCATCGACGAGGTCTGGTCCCTCTATCGACGTTCCTGCCAAAGAACCGGCGGCGTAGCCACCCTGTTGGAGTGGGACGAGAACATTCCCAGCTTCGAGGTGGTGCACGCCGAAGCCCTGAAAGCCCGCCGGCACCGCGGCCTTCCCGAGCCGGACCACCAGAGAGCCTA